From the Desulfobacterales bacterium genome, one window contains:
- a CDS encoding TetR/AcrR family transcriptional regulator: MNARDNFKQLDKSLRLQSIIDTAIDIFHRMGYRAATLDNVASELGITRSALYHYVSSKEDLLATIYLQTSDRFFAKAYEIGDSDLSPLEKLHAFLRHNLKRIVENLAMFVVFFNEQAELPAKEASRIAEEKRKYTAVVEKILEQGMAEGVFRRSPPKLMAYAILGMCNWTYKWYKPGRDGQSPEEIADHFIALIERGILADKSGRSASFQRKRREEARRITDELKEKGERLNNLISDLQTILDR, from the coding sequence ATGAACGCGCGAGACAACTTCAAGCAATTGGACAAGAGCCTTCGACTGCAGAGCATCATCGACACTGCCATCGACATATTTCACCGAATGGGGTACCGGGCCGCCACACTGGATAACGTGGCCTCGGAGCTGGGCATCACGCGATCGGCACTCTACCACTACGTCTCCAGCAAAGAGGATCTGTTGGCGACCATCTACCTGCAGACATCGGACCGGTTCTTCGCCAAAGCCTACGAGATCGGCGATTCCGACTTGAGCCCCCTTGAGAAATTGCATGCTTTCTTGCGGCACAACCTGAAGCGGATTGTTGAGAACCTCGCGATGTTCGTTGTATTTTTCAATGAGCAGGCCGAGTTGCCCGCCAAGGAGGCGAGCCGGATCGCCGAGGAGAAGAGAAAATACACGGCAGTGGTTGAAAAGATACTGGAACAAGGAATGGCCGAAGGCGTGTTTCGCCGCTCCCCCCCGAAGCTGATGGCATATGCGATTCTGGGTATGTGCAACTGGACCTACAAGTGGTATAAGCCCGGGCGGGACGGGCAGAGCCCGGAAGAGATCGCCGATCACTTCATTGCACTCATAGAGAGAGGCATTCTCGCCGACAAGAGCGGCCGGAGCGCTTCTTTCCAACGCAAGCGTAGAGAGGAGGCGCGTCGTATCACCGATGAACTGAAAGAGAAAGGGGAGAGGCTGAACAACTTGATCAGTGATCTCCAGACAATCCTCGACCGCTGA